One Microplitis mediator isolate UGA2020A chromosome 3, iyMicMedi2.1, whole genome shotgun sequence DNA segment encodes these proteins:
- the LOC130664991 gene encoding solute carrier family 35 member F6, whose translation MAWTNYQKFLALLMVVTGSFNTLSVKYSDRLIVPGEDGQPRHFNHPFIQSSFMFLGEMSCLLIFKLIYVYYNRRNDGSVDNNRLTKGSRNFNPLIFVIPALCDMIATSIMYVGLNLTYASSFQMLRGSVIVFTGILSMGFLDRKLGSREWSGIGMVIFGLTLVGVSDLIVTEQTMDRNSIITGDLLIISAQVITAVQMVVEEKFLSGLDIPPLQAVGWEGVFGFIGIFLTIIPFNYIKADPPFADNSQGTLEAPIDAFIQIGNSGRLFMSIIGIMLSIAFFNFAGISVTKEMSATTRMILDSIRTITIWIFSIIFQWQELHYVSTTIQVFGFTILLIGTSFYNNVLIPQLLRKCQSRLGRHRPPRNDEVRVIDAVAGEQDAEENR comes from the exons atggCGTGGACGaattaccaaaaatttttagctcttctTATGGTCGTGACAGGATCATTTAATACTTTGTCTGTCAA ATACTCAGACAGATTAATTGTACCTGGTGAAGATGGACAGCCTAGACATTTCAATCATCCATTTATACAGTCAAGTTTTATGTTTTTAGGTGAAATGTCatgtttattgatttttaaactcatatatgtttattataatCGTCGCAAT gaTGGATCAGTGGACAACAATCGTCTGACAAAAggatcaagaaattttaatcCGTTAATATTTGTAATTCCCGCTTTATGCGACATGATTGCAACATCAATAATGTACGTTGGATTAAATCTGACATACGCAAGTAGTTTTCAAATGCTCCGTGGGtcagttattgtttttactgGTATTTTATCAATGGGATTTTTGGACCGTAAACTCGGATCACGAGAATGGTCAGGAATTGGTATGGTGATATTTGGTTTAACTCTGGTGGGTGTAAGCGATTTAATAGTAACTGAACAAACGATGGATAGAAATTCAATTATCACTGgtgatttattgattatttctgcTCAa gtaATAACAGCTGTACAAATGGTAGTggaagagaaatttttatctGGATTAGACATTCCACCGCTTCAAGCTGTTGGTTGGGAAGGAGTTTTCGGTTTTATaggaatatttttaactattattccgtttaattatattaaagcTGATCCTCCATTTGCTGATAATTCTCAGGGTACACTCGAGGCACCTATCGATGCATTTATTCAAATTGGAAACAGCGGCAGACTCTTTATGTCCATCattg gtATCATGTTAAGTATTGCATTCTTTAATTTCGCTGGCATCAGCGTCACTAAAGAAATGAGCGCTACGACGCGTATGATACTTGACAGTATCAGAACAATTACCATCTggatattttcaattatatttcaaTGGCAAGAGCTACATTACGTCTCTACTACGATTCAA GTATTTGGTTTCACCATCTTATTAATTGGAActtcattttataataatgtatTAATACCGCAATTGTTAAGAAAATGTCAATCGCGACTTGGACGACACCGACCACCGCGTAATGACGAAGTCAGAGTAATTGACGCGGTAGCAGGAGAGCAAGATGCTGAAGAGaatcgataa